The Edaphobacter sp. 12200R-103 genome contains a region encoding:
- a CDS encoding phosphocholine-specific phospholipase C produces MKTRRDFLRLAAATAGASFMPPAIQRALAIPAARRTGTIQDVEHIVILMQENRSFDHYFGTLRGVRGFSDPRPALLPDGKPIWYQPVAEVKTKHYHDRGLSPAAKHVLPFYINPKQTTEFQAGTDHGWSTGHLAWNNGHWNQWVNQKQDVMTMGYLKRQDVSFHYALADAFTICDAYHCSIHSNTCPNRIYMWSGTIDAQNVYGTKANGPGFDERHKTNGYTWTTYTERLEKAGISWKVYQGGSGEPGTPTDNYTDNSLEFFARYQVQEGANPNGPLVQKGVTNRTLVGFKEDVQSGKLAQVTWVVAPYKYSEHPEASPTDGAHYISLVLDALTSNPEVWSKTVFLINYDENDGLFDHIVPPMPPKSQERNRHGLVSDDLLASLSDEFIDMTKYPHERRPIIPDADPGGIQPIGLGPRVPMLVISPWSTGGWVCSELFDHTSVIQFLEKRFNVHEPNISAWRRSICGDLTAAFDFSQNPVVSNKSFPAPKPIQSLHRPYSVPEPQAMPVQESGTRPARALPYSLETACRVESDRVTLDFNNKGSAGIAFYVYDRILPANDPRRYTVSAGNRLTDHWTYASGHPFDLVLHGPNGYYVQQKGTSGSQEPVVHLELDSSGGSLKLTLRNPSDTPVRLNISEGYTKFATDQNLAANAETNMHIDLPTECRWYDVSVTTVGNENYLRRFAGHAENGKPGTSDPLRSGG; encoded by the coding sequence ATGAAGACGAGAAGAGATTTTCTAAGATTGGCGGCGGCCACTGCCGGAGCCTCCTTTATGCCACCGGCTATTCAGAGAGCACTCGCCATCCCCGCGGCGCGACGCACCGGCACCATTCAGGACGTCGAGCACATCGTCATTCTTATGCAGGAGAATCGCTCCTTCGACCATTACTTCGGCACGCTGCGCGGCGTGCGTGGCTTCAGCGATCCCCGCCCTGCACTGCTGCCCGACGGCAAACCCATCTGGTATCAGCCCGTCGCTGAAGTCAAGACCAAGCACTACCACGATCGCGGCCTCTCACCCGCCGCCAAGCATGTCCTGCCCTTCTATATCAATCCCAAGCAGACAACGGAGTTCCAGGCCGGAACCGATCATGGCTGGAGCACAGGCCACCTTGCCTGGAACAATGGCCACTGGAACCAGTGGGTTAACCAGAAGCAGGACGTTATGACGATGGGCTATCTCAAGCGTCAGGATGTCAGTTTCCACTATGCTCTGGCTGATGCCTTTACGATCTGCGATGCCTATCACTGCTCTATCCACTCCAACACCTGCCCCAACCGTATCTATATGTGGTCGGGCACGATCGACGCGCAGAACGTCTATGGCACAAAAGCGAACGGCCCCGGCTTCGACGAGCGCCACAAGACGAACGGCTATACGTGGACCACGTACACCGAGCGGCTCGAAAAAGCGGGCATCTCGTGGAAAGTCTATCAAGGCGGCAGTGGTGAGCCCGGAACTCCAACCGATAATTACACCGATAACTCGCTCGAGTTTTTCGCGCGCTATCAGGTGCAGGAGGGCGCAAACCCCAATGGCCCACTGGTGCAGAAGGGTGTCACCAACCGCACGCTTGTAGGCTTCAAGGAAGATGTGCAGAGCGGCAAGCTCGCGCAGGTCACCTGGGTCGTAGCGCCATACAAATACTCAGAGCACCCCGAGGCCTCGCCGACCGACGGCGCGCACTATATCTCGCTTGTACTCGATGCGCTGACCTCGAATCCCGAGGTCTGGTCGAAGACGGTCTTCCTCATCAATTATGACGAGAATGACGGCCTCTTCGATCACATCGTTCCGCCCATGCCGCCGAAGAGTCAGGAGCGTAACAGACACGGCCTCGTCTCTGACGATCTCCTAGCCAGCCTCAGCGATGAGTTCATCGATATGACGAAGTATCCGCACGAGCGTCGACCTATCATTCCGGATGCCGATCCTGGCGGCATCCAGCCCATTGGCCTTGGGCCCCGCGTGCCCATGCTGGTCATCTCGCCGTGGAGCACCGGGGGCTGGGTCTGCTCCGAACTGTTCGACCATACCTCGGTCATTCAGTTTTTAGAGAAGCGATTCAACGTCCACGAACCCAACATCAGCGCGTGGCGCCGTTCCATCTGCGGCGATCTCACTGCAGCCTTCGACTTCTCGCAGAACCCTGTCGTCAGTAACAAGTCCTTCCCGGCGCCAAAGCCCATTCAATCGCTGCATCGGCCCTACAGCGTGCCCGAGCCGCAGGCCATGCCCGTGCAGGAGTCCGGAACCCGTCCCGCGCGTGCTCTGCCTTATTCGCTTGAGACCGCATGTCGCGTCGAATCCGATCGCGTCACGCTTGACTTCAACAACAAAGGCTCCGCAGGAATAGCGTTTTACGTCTACGACCGCATCCTGCCTGCGAACGATCCGCGGCGCTATACCGTCTCCGCAGGCAACAGGCTCACCGATCACTGGACGTACGCCTCGGGCCATCCCTTCGATCTTGTACTCCATGGTCCGAACGGCTATTACGTGCAGCAGAAGGGAACCAGCGGGTCGCAGGAGCCAGTTGTGCATCTAGAACTCGACTCATCCGGGGGCTCACTCAAGCTAACGTTGCGTAATCCTTCCGATACACCGGTAAGGCTCAATATTTCTGAGGGGTATACGAAGTTCGCAACCGACCAGAATCTCGCCGCGAACGCCGAGACTAACATGCACATCGATCTTCCAACAGAATGCCGATGGTATGACGTCAGCGTAACGACTGTGGGGAACGAGAACTATCTGCGCCGCTTCGCCGGCCACGCTGAGAACGGAAAGCCCGGGACGAGCGATCCTCTGCGATCTGGTGGATGA
- a CDS encoding TonB-dependent receptor encodes MRTNRHFSSLLLALCLFLFVSADLCAQSTQGTILGTVRDSSGAAVPGATVNLTNIETSARKTAKTDGVGTFQFLNLNAGHYELQVTASNFNTQKVSGLVLTARQELRSDVSLAIGNVTQETTVSAEDAGTIQTDSPSIDATLSSTAVRDLPANYRASSSGTSPLTMIQTLPGVQSDGGNNPTYSVQGGLPFQTDVTVDGITTRSATGGNSPIANAFPSGDSIAEMRVDGVMNAAEFGQPGEVTTTTKGGTNKLHGGIFWYHQDASLNAKAYGATSKAHLVTNDFGASVGGPVVIPHFYNGHDKTFFFGTYEGYRSPRTSLYQAQVPTAAMKKGDFTNVQGLTSLTNPFTGGNYALNAVPINAVSQKFLQFFPDPNFGNTSTYVPGQINYSTNKDTSLFSNQFDLRGDQYIGQKALIFARFTWKNYNQTSQKPLAMPSSTTAFQDRIFLIAGNYNFTPNLINEFRYGFTFDTNGASNPFDGKAFTQDSGLNGLQNLFYNGVPELDFGLLTSFDAERLTSINKSRTHVYTDNLTWVKGRHTMKFGVDIRRMQAVTPLGFNGADNYGTFDYSSALFTGNEFADFLVGTPNTTFYDVVQADNDGRTMHYHAFAQDQWRVNDRLTLSYGIRYEYHPAYHDPTGNIGNFDKTIAKSGQVIYPDGFGNLVSEPYLQSFNSCGLGQSSGVAPANGAACTPTISNSQAGLPSGLRTAIKTRFAPRFGFAYRLTNDNRTVLRGGYGLYNITLLGSNFYSLTGTLQANTVQYSNAKTASGPAYVWPNIFAGSGTSSSTASFGQAYFGTANDVNWKDPYSQQFTLSLDRDLGQGYGVRLSYIGMTTHHLVWAPNYNDMPYSSTVSAYNQPLSARPFPNWGVINARSTGADSNYQSGQINVSHRMRDGLSFESTYTFAKNLSNNQGPGSTSFAGESGGSRASWGNDPNVDFGQVYGSRRHRWNTTLLYALPIGRGQKYGGSMNRILDAAVGGWQISSIFLLQTGPFLSPYFSSGQGDPSGTGSGLNSTASGGALPGRSQKVDRVTGVSTTPTNRSAAGWFNKAAFTCPGAPNWTPGTSCTTGRGRPGDPAPIGRFGNVQNGSVVGPGTVNLSAGLSKTFAITEGISLRAEGTFTNILNHTNLGNPNMNISSPAFGQITATSTADFGGPRTGQVSMRLQF; translated from the coding sequence ATGCGCACGAATCGCCATTTCTCATCGCTCCTTCTTGCCCTCTGTCTGTTCCTGTTCGTTTCAGCAGACCTCTGCGCCCAATCCACGCAGGGGACGATCCTCGGAACTGTCAGAGATTCCAGCGGCGCGGCCGTCCCGGGCGCGACCGTTAACCTGACTAACATCGAAACGTCTGCCAGGAAAACGGCAAAAACAGATGGTGTAGGAACCTTCCAGTTTCTGAATCTGAACGCTGGCCACTACGAACTCCAGGTGACGGCCAGCAACTTCAATACACAAAAGGTCAGTGGGCTGGTGCTCACGGCACGTCAGGAGCTTCGCTCCGACGTCTCACTGGCAATAGGCAACGTCACGCAGGAGACCACGGTCAGCGCAGAAGACGCGGGAACAATTCAGACCGATAGCCCTTCGATCGATGCGACGCTGTCGTCTACCGCTGTCCGCGATCTTCCAGCGAACTATCGCGCCAGTTCCAGCGGCACCAGTCCTCTGACGATGATCCAGACACTACCTGGCGTGCAGTCGGACGGTGGTAATAACCCTACCTACTCTGTTCAAGGCGGCCTGCCCTTCCAGACGGATGTCACCGTCGATGGCATTACCACGCGCAGCGCCACAGGAGGCAACTCCCCAATAGCCAATGCCTTCCCATCCGGCGATTCGATCGCAGAGATGCGTGTCGATGGCGTGATGAATGCTGCCGAGTTCGGTCAGCCCGGCGAAGTGACAACAACCACCAAGGGTGGCACCAACAAGCTTCACGGCGGCATCTTCTGGTATCACCAGGATGCTTCGCTCAACGCAAAGGCTTACGGCGCTACTTCCAAGGCCCATCTCGTGACCAACGACTTTGGCGCGAGTGTGGGTGGCCCGGTCGTCATTCCTCACTTTTATAACGGTCACGACAAGACCTTCTTCTTCGGTACCTATGAGGGCTACCGCAGCCCGCGTACGTCGCTCTATCAGGCCCAGGTGCCAACCGCGGCCATGAAGAAAGGTGACTTTACCAACGTGCAGGGCCTTACGTCTTTGACCAATCCCTTCACGGGTGGCAACTACGCGCTGAATGCTGTGCCGATCAACGCGGTCTCGCAGAAGTTCCTGCAGTTCTTCCCCGATCCTAATTTCGGGAATACGTCGACCTATGTACCGGGCCAGATCAACTACTCTACCAACAAGGACACATCGCTGTTTTCCAATCAGTTCGATCTTCGCGGTGACCAGTACATTGGCCAGAAGGCGCTGATCTTCGCACGCTTTACGTGGAAGAACTACAACCAAACCTCGCAGAAGCCGCTTGCGATGCCTTCCAGCACGACGGCGTTCCAGGATCGTATCTTTCTTATCGCAGGCAACTACAACTTCACCCCGAACCTCATCAATGAGTTCCGTTATGGGTTCACCTTCGATACCAACGGAGCGTCGAACCCGTTTGATGGAAAGGCTTTCACGCAGGACTCCGGCCTGAATGGTCTGCAGAATCTCTTCTACAACGGCGTGCCCGAGTTGGATTTCGGATTGCTGACCAGCTTCGATGCAGAGCGCCTTACCTCGATCAACAAGTCTCGCACCCATGTCTACACGGACAATCTCACATGGGTGAAGGGACGCCACACGATGAAGTTTGGAGTCGATATTCGCAGAATGCAGGCAGTCACGCCGCTCGGTTTTAATGGCGCTGATAACTACGGAACCTTCGATTATTCGAGTGCGCTCTTCACTGGCAATGAATTCGCTGACTTCCTCGTCGGCACTCCCAACACAACGTTCTACGACGTTGTGCAGGCCGATAATGACGGCCGCACCATGCACTACCATGCCTTTGCGCAAGATCAGTGGCGCGTCAATGATCGACTTACCCTCAGCTACGGCATACGTTACGAGTATCATCCCGCATATCACGACCCAACCGGCAATATAGGCAACTTTGACAAGACGATTGCCAAGTCCGGCCAGGTTATCTATCCCGATGGCTTTGGAAACCTTGTCTCAGAGCCCTATCTGCAGAGCTTCAACTCCTGCGGCCTCGGTCAGTCCTCAGGTGTTGCGCCGGCAAATGGTGCAGCCTGCACTCCCACGATCAGCAACTCGCAGGCAGGGCTACCCTCCGGCCTCCGTACGGCGATCAAGACACGTTTCGCTCCACGCTTCGGCTTTGCTTACCGTCTTACCAATGACAATCGTACCGTGCTGCGCGGCGGCTACGGCCTCTACAACATCACGCTGCTGGGTTCGAACTTCTACTCGCTTACCGGGACCCTGCAGGCCAATACGGTCCAGTACTCCAATGCGAAGACTGCAAGCGGCCCGGCGTATGTGTGGCCCAACATCTTCGCCGGCTCCGGCACCAGTTCCAGCACTGCGAGCTTCGGACAGGCCTACTTCGGTACTGCCAACGATGTGAACTGGAAGGATCCTTACTCTCAGCAGTTCACCCTTTCGCTTGATCGTGACCTCGGCCAGGGATACGGAGTTCGTCTCTCCTACATCGGCATGACGACGCATCACCTGGTCTGGGCTCCTAACTACAACGATATGCCGTACTCCTCCACCGTCTCGGCCTATAACCAGCCACTCTCGGCGCGTCCTTTCCCCAACTGGGGTGTGATCAATGCCCGTTCCACAGGGGCTGACTCCAACTATCAGTCCGGTCAGATCAACGTCTCGCATCGCATGAGAGATGGTCTGAGCTTCGAATCCACCTACACGTTTGCAAAAAATCTCTCCAATAACCAGGGGCCTGGCAGCACCAGCTTCGCCGGCGAAAGCGGCGGCAGCCGTGCTTCCTGGGGGAATGATCCCAACGTGGACTTCGGTCAGGTCTACGGCTCGCGACGTCACCGCTGGAACACCACGCTGCTTTATGCTCTGCCTATCGGGCGAGGCCAGAAGTATGGTGGAAGCATGAACCGCATCCTCGATGCTGCTGTCGGTGGATGGCAGATCAGCAGCATCTTCCTGCTGCAGACCGGTCCATTCCTCTCTCCCTACTTCTCCAGCGGCCAGGGAGATCCCTCCGGCACCGGTTCCGGCCTCAACAGCACGGCGTCCGGCGGAGCGCTCCCAGGGCGCAGCCAAAAGGTGGATCGTGTCACAGGTGTCAGTACGACTCCAACGAATCGGTCTGCTGCCGGCTGGTTCAACAAGGCGGCTTTCACCTGCCCTGGAGCCCCGAATTGGACTCCTGGCACCAGTTGCACCACCGGCCGCGGCCGCCCCGGCGATCCCGCTCCTATCGGCCGCTTTGGCAACGTGCAGAACGGTTCGGTGGTTGGTCCCGGTACAGTCAATCTATCCGCGGGACTCAGCAAGACCTTTGCTATCACCGAAGGCATCTCGCTGCGTGCTGAAGGCACCTTCACCAACATCCTCAACCACACCAACCTTGGCAATCCGAATATGAATATCTCCAGTCCTGCATTCGGGCAGATCACCGCCACGAGCACTGCAGACTTCGGAGGTCCCCGCACCGGACAGGTCTCCATGAGGCTGCAGTTCTAG
- a CDS encoding helix-turn-helix domain-containing protein, whose protein sequence is MLDEVGRRPEILQSVKACQAIQSSLLEAVTEICASSQQARETPRSEVQYAQLVHKVRQFLMDNTDRAISVPELCTAFQVSRRTLQYAFDRVIGMGPNAYLKILRLNGVRRDLMRRDRRIPIQQAASDWGFWHLSQFAKDYRTLFNELPSATVKRAERFFC, encoded by the coding sequence GTGCTCGATGAGGTCGGCCGCCGCCCAGAGATATTGCAGTCGGTCAAGGCCTGTCAGGCAATCCAGAGCTCGCTTCTCGAAGCGGTTACTGAGATTTGTGCATCTTCGCAGCAAGCCAGGGAAACGCCACGCAGTGAGGTTCAGTATGCACAGCTCGTCCATAAAGTCAGGCAGTTTCTGATGGATAACACCGATCGGGCCATCTCCGTTCCGGAGTTGTGTACAGCCTTTCAAGTCAGCCGGCGAACCTTGCAATATGCCTTCGACCGCGTCATCGGCATGGGTCCTAATGCATACCTCAAAATCCTTCGTCTCAATGGAGTGCGCCGTGATCTGATGCGACGCGACAGGAGAATTCCGATCCAGCAGGCTGCTTCGGATTGGGGTTTCTGGCACCTCAGCCAGTTCGCGAAGGACTATCGAACATTATTCAATGAACTGCCTTCTGCAACCGTGAAGCGCGCCGAACGCTTCTTCTGTTGA
- the eat gene encoding ethanolamine permease, producing the protein MDDSNPHLKATLNTWQLWGIAVGLVISGEYFGWSYGWATAGTLGFLVTTIWVATMYTAFIFSFTELTTAIPSAGGPFAYAERAFGEFGGYIAGAATLIEFVFAPPAIALAIGAYLHVQFPSVAPKEAAVLAYLVFMTINILGVRIAASFELVITILAIIELLIFMAVVAPGFRFSNFIAHGWAGHNHFHPGAFHGMFAAVPFAIWFFLAIEGVAMAAEEAKRPTHSIPIAYIAGISTLLALAIGVMLFAGGVGDWSLLANINDPLPQAMKIIVGPSSGWLHMLVWLGLFGLIASLHGIIFGYSRQIFALARGGYLPEVFSRIHPRLQTPWIAILAGGVVGIAAIYSDSLITIGGQPLTANIVTMSVLGALVMYAVSMLALFRLRKTEPAMARPFRARLYPFAPLWTLIGVAICLASIIYYNRTITLIFCALLCIGYLVVHLTRRRVRA; encoded by the coding sequence TTGGACGATAGCAACCCTCATCTAAAAGCCACCCTGAATACCTGGCAGCTCTGGGGAATCGCTGTCGGCCTCGTCATCTCCGGAGAGTACTTTGGCTGGAGCTACGGCTGGGCAACGGCGGGAACGCTTGGATTCCTGGTTACGACCATCTGGGTCGCGACCATGTATACGGCATTCATCTTCAGCTTCACGGAGCTGACAACAGCGATTCCCAGCGCGGGCGGTCCGTTCGCGTATGCCGAGCGGGCATTTGGAGAATTCGGAGGATACATCGCGGGCGCTGCGACTCTGATCGAGTTCGTCTTTGCTCCTCCGGCGATCGCGCTTGCCATCGGCGCTTATCTTCATGTGCAGTTCCCCTCGGTAGCTCCGAAAGAAGCGGCCGTGCTGGCGTATCTCGTCTTTATGACGATCAATATTCTCGGCGTGCGAATCGCAGCGAGCTTTGAGCTGGTGATTACGATCCTGGCAATCATCGAGTTGCTGATTTTTATGGCTGTTGTAGCTCCGGGATTTAGGTTTTCAAACTTCATCGCGCACGGATGGGCAGGACACAATCACTTCCACCCCGGCGCATTTCATGGCATGTTTGCGGCTGTACCATTTGCGATATGGTTCTTTCTTGCGATTGAGGGAGTAGCCATGGCTGCTGAAGAGGCGAAACGCCCCACTCATTCCATTCCCATCGCTTACATCGCGGGCATCAGTACCCTGCTGGCGCTCGCCATTGGCGTGATGCTCTTCGCAGGCGGTGTCGGCGACTGGAGCCTGCTGGCCAACATCAACGATCCTCTGCCGCAGGCGATGAAAATCATCGTTGGTCCATCCAGCGGATGGCTGCACATGCTGGTATGGCTTGGTCTTTTTGGACTCATCGCATCACTGCACGGAATTATCTTCGGATACTCGCGGCAGATCTTTGCGTTGGCTCGTGGAGGCTATCTGCCCGAGGTCTTCAGCAGGATTCATCCGCGGCTGCAGACGCCGTGGATTGCGATTCTTGCAGGAGGAGTCGTGGGCATCGCCGCAATCTATAGCGATTCGCTGATTACGATTGGAGGGCAGCCTTTGACGGCAAACATCGTCACGATGTCGGTGCTCGGCGCACTGGTGATGTATGCCGTCAGCATGCTGGCGCTGTTCCGCCTGCGTAAGACGGAACCCGCCATGGCGCGGCCTTTCCGGGCACGCCTTTATCCTTTCGCTCCGTTGTGGACACTGATTGGCGTCGCTATCTGCCTGGCGAGCATTATTTATTACAACCGCACCATCACATTGATCTTCTGCGCTCTACTCTGCATCGGATATCTTGTCGTTCACCTGACGCGAAGGAGAGTGCGAGCCTAA
- a CDS encoding ethanolamine ammonia-lyase subunit EutB, whose translation MAFAHTISGTTYRFKDLKDLLAKATPARSGDDLAGVAASSEIERAAAKFALADLPLKYFLQEAVIPYETDEITRLIVDLHDSTAFAPVAHLTVGQLREWILEQADSDVLRSVGRGLTPEMAAAVSKLMRNQDLILASTRMHVVTRFRSTIGLPGTMAVRLQPNHPTDDPKGILASVIDGIMYGCGDAVIGINPASDNTASAITLLNLLDDFRVRLNAPVQSCVLTHITHTLEAIRQNAPVDLVFQSIAGTERANTSFGVSLRLLREAHEAALSLRRGTLGNNCMYFETGQGSALSAGANFGVDQQTCEARAYAVARAFDPLLVNTVVGFIGPEYLFDSKQIIRAGLEDHFCGKLLGLPMGCDICYTNHAEADQDDMDTLLTLLAVAGVNFIIGVPGADDIMLNYQSTSFHDALYVRSVMGLKRAPEFEEWLRTMQIVDNEGRFTLTRASLERLLPAGAFDSPHEEQTDKN comes from the coding sequence ATGGCGTTTGCCCATACCATTAGCGGAACTACGTACCGGTTCAAGGACCTCAAAGACCTTCTGGCCAAGGCAACCCCCGCCCGCAGCGGAGACGATCTTGCCGGCGTGGCTGCATCATCGGAGATCGAGCGAGCCGCAGCGAAGTTCGCCCTCGCCGATCTTCCGCTGAAATACTTTCTTCAGGAAGCTGTGATCCCGTATGAAACCGATGAAATCACACGTCTGATTGTCGATCTCCATGACAGCACCGCGTTCGCACCTGTCGCACATCTTACGGTTGGACAGCTTCGTGAGTGGATCCTTGAGCAGGCCGATAGCGATGTGCTTCGCTCCGTGGGCAGAGGATTGACGCCGGAGATGGCCGCAGCGGTCTCGAAGCTGATGCGAAATCAGGATCTGATCCTGGCTTCGACTCGCATGCACGTGGTGACCCGTTTTCGTTCCACCATCGGCCTGCCCGGAACGATGGCCGTACGGTTGCAGCCGAATCATCCCACCGACGATCCGAAAGGCATCCTGGCCTCGGTCATTGACGGCATTATGTATGGCTGCGGCGATGCGGTGATTGGTATCAATCCGGCAAGCGACAACACCGCGTCGGCTATTACGCTGCTGAATCTACTCGATGATTTCCGTGTCAGGCTGAACGCCCCCGTGCAGAGCTGTGTGCTGACGCATATTACACATACGCTCGAAGCGATACGGCAAAACGCTCCGGTGGATCTCGTCTTCCAATCCATCGCCGGCACCGAAAGAGCGAATACAAGTTTCGGAGTATCCCTCCGCTTGTTACGTGAGGCTCACGAAGCAGCGCTCTCCCTGCGGCGTGGCACTCTTGGCAACAACTGCATGTACTTTGAAACGGGACAGGGCAGTGCTCTATCGGCGGGAGCCAACTTCGGCGTGGATCAGCAGACTTGTGAGGCTCGCGCTTATGCAGTCGCCCGGGCCTTTGATCCCCTGCTGGTCAATACGGTTGTCGGCTTCATCGGCCCCGAGTATCTCTTCGACAGCAAGCAGATCATCCGCGCCGGACTCGAAGACCACTTCTGCGGCAAGCTGCTGGGACTGCCGATGGGATGCGACATTTGTTACACCAACCATGCCGAAGCAGACCAGGACGACATGGACACTCTCCTGACGCTGCTCGCAGTAGCGGGCGTAAACTTCATCATCGGAGTTCCGGGAGCCGATGACATCATGCTCAATTATCAGAGCACCTCCTTTCACGATGCGCTGTATGTACGCAGCGTGATGGGTCTGAAGCGGGCACCTGAGTTCGAAGAATGGCTCAGGACAATGCAGATCGTTGATAACGAGGGACGATTTACGCTGACTCGCGCTTCGCTGGAACGATTACTACCCGCCGGGGCCTTCGATTCTCCGCATGAAGAACAAACTGACAAAAATTGA
- the eutC gene encoding ethanolamine ammonia-lyase subunit EutC, producing the protein MKNKLTKIEPWSRLTEWTPARIALGRAGVSTPTSAMLEFNSDHALARHAIYASMPVARMEEELAGKGLATISVTSRVHDRSEYLRRPDLGRLLTSQSARALHRSEAAPPQTLSIVVADGLSALAPVMHAPPLIDALRKGLNGWSLDAIVLATGARVALGDEIGAIRGAEAVVVLIGERPGLKSPDSLGAYLTYRPRPGRMDSERNCISNIRPAGLSYMQAAFRLLYLLHQSRLLGASGVVLKDESDRVALPPIETSDTEESC; encoded by the coding sequence ATGAAGAACAAACTGACAAAAATTGAGCCATGGAGCAGACTGACGGAGTGGACGCCCGCGCGAATCGCTCTGGGGCGAGCTGGCGTCAGCACTCCAACCTCGGCGATGCTCGAGTTCAACAGCGATCACGCTTTGGCCCGCCATGCCATCTATGCGTCCATGCCGGTGGCTCGCATGGAAGAGGAGCTTGCCGGCAAGGGGCTGGCGACGATCTCGGTTACTAGCCGGGTTCATGATCGTTCGGAGTATCTGCGGAGGCCCGACCTGGGCCGCCTGCTCACATCGCAATCGGCAAGAGCGCTTCATCGCTCCGAGGCCGCACCGCCGCAGACACTGAGCATCGTTGTCGCCGACGGGCTTTCGGCGCTTGCGCCTGTCATGCATGCTCCACCACTGATCGATGCTTTGCGTAAGGGGCTGAACGGCTGGTCGCTGGATGCGATTGTGCTCGCGACGGGAGCAAGAGTTGCACTGGGCGATGAGATTGGAGCGATTCGAGGAGCGGAGGCCGTGGTGGTGCTGATTGGCGAGCGTCCCGGGCTGAAGTCGCCTGACAGTCTTGGGGCCTATCTAACCTATCGTCCACGCCCTGGACGGATGGATTCCGAGCGTAACTGCATCTCGAATATTCGCCCTGCAGGGTTGAGCTACATGCAGGCAGCCTTCCGGCTCCTCTATCTATTGCATCAATCCCGCCTGTTGGGAGCAAGCGGAGTGGTCCTTAAGGATGAGAGCGATCGCGTCGCTCTCCCTCCTATAGAAACCTCGGATACCGAAGAGAGCTGCTAA
- a CDS encoding aldo/keto reductase has product MDKKRLGNSDLEITPIGFGAWAIGGGDWAFSWGPQDDNDSIAAIHKALDLGINWIDTAAVYGLGHSEEVVARALKSASHKPYVFTKCGLVWDEKKEVLNDLKQIRRELEDSLRRLQVETIDLYQMHWPKPDEEIEEAWGVMADLKKEGKVRWIGVSNFSVSQMERAIKIAPITSNQPPFSMLNRAVVDEVLPFCAKNNIGTISYAPMHSGMLTGAMTKERVANFPQDDFRRRAKNYQEPLLSRNLAVADFIGEIGKRHGVTAGVVAIAWVLHHSAVTGAIVGGRNAKQVEGIIPAATFRLPEEDFQKIQHYLAEHVV; this is encoded by the coding sequence ATGGATAAGAAGAGACTTGGAAACTCGGATCTGGAGATTACCCCCATCGGCTTCGGGGCATGGGCTATCGGCGGCGGAGACTGGGCGTTTTCGTGGGGCCCGCAGGACGATAACGACTCGATCGCTGCGATCCACAAGGCGCTTGATCTTGGCATCAATTGGATTGACACGGCGGCAGTTTACGGACTTGGGCACTCCGAAGAGGTTGTGGCTCGAGCACTGAAGTCGGCCTCGCACAAGCCCTACGTATTTACCAAATGCGGTCTGGTCTGGGACGAGAAGAAAGAAGTGCTCAACGATCTTAAGCAGATTCGACGCGAGCTGGAAGACAGCCTTCGCCGCCTGCAGGTCGAGACCATCGATCTTTACCAGATGCACTGGCCCAAGCCGGACGAAGAGATCGAAGAGGCGTGGGGTGTGATGGCAGATCTGAAGAAAGAGGGCAAGGTCCGCTGGATCGGCGTGTCGAACTTCAGCGTCAGCCAAATGGAGCGCGCGATCAAAATTGCTCCCATTACCTCCAACCAGCCTCCGTTCTCCATGCTGAATCGCGCCGTTGTGGATGAGGTTCTGCCATTTTGCGCGAAGAACAATATCGGCACGATCAGCTATGCTCCCATGCACTCCGGAATGCTGACGGGAGCGATGACCAAAGAACGCGTGGCCAACTTCCCGCAGGACGACTTTCGCCGTCGTGCGAAGAACTACCAGGAGCCGCTGCTTTCACGCAATCTTGCGGTCGCGGATTTTATCGGTGAGATTGGCAAACGGCATGGCGTCACCGCCGGTGTGGTTGCCATTGCGTGGGTACTGCATCACTCTGCCGTCACAGGAGCGATCGTTGGCGGCCGCAACGCAAAGCAGGTCGAGGGCATTATTCCCGCTGCGACCTTCCGGCTTCCTGAAGAAGACTTCCAGAAGATCCAGCACTACCTGGCTGAACACGTTGTATAG